The following DNA comes from Babylonia areolata isolate BAREFJ2019XMU chromosome 31, ASM4173473v1, whole genome shotgun sequence.
TCATTTTGGGATACTGTTAGTTTGTCACAAACTGTGTCCAGGAAAAAAGTTTAAAGGATAGTTGAATATGCATTGAGAAGGGAGGAAATACCTTTAGTGTTCGATCACTATTACTGGTGATTATACTTTTATAGATATCAGGTTATTAAAGTATTGATATTCACATTTTAAAGTTGAATCTTATTTAAAGCAAATACATAGCGGTTCGAATTTAGTGGGTGCCCAGATGCAAATGCTACGAAAAGTTTGCACGGGCACGCAAATTTTCTGTCTAGAGTGTCCAGTTGGCACTCAAAAATTAATAGAGGCGAAAGAAAATTgattaaaagacacaccaagaaagcaagctcgaTGCGGTCGATCGTAATGTGACTTGAAGTATCGCCTGCTGCAGCTCGCTTCGCAGAGCAGAGCATCTTCAGGCGTATGCAATCGGATGTTAATGTTCATGGCACGTCAGCAACGAACAAGGTTTCCCATCTTAAAAGAAAGGCtccgaaacagagacaaaaactcaggatgacaaaaagaataaacagcaggtGTACGCATCAGCGTGTGTACAATGAAGCCTAAGGGGCGGATTATGCTATTGATGTGGGGGGGTTTCCACACCtggttatcttatcttatatgtaGCAGCATACTTTTAATTTAAACAACTTCTCAGAAAAGTGACTGCTAATTTAATCAACAGTGTTTTTTTGTACACTTCTTCACACTTGTACACTTGTAATTTGTATTCACTTACTGTCTTCCACAGAGTCAGTCATCACACTGCTAAAGGTGGCGAGGCAGCTGTGTTGCCATTCGCATCTTAAATTTTGCCGCAGATGTGTCTGCAGTTGCTTCTGTGTCCACCTCAGTTTCCCTGTGGAGTCTCATGAGGGCCAGTCCATTCAGGTGAAGATCATTCATTTTTGATCTTAGGCAAGTCGTCAGCAATATAAGGCCACTTATCGACCTTTCACACTCAGCAGTGGTGGTGGGCAGAGTTGAGATAAGCGGCAGCATAGCATGGATGTTAGGAAAGAAGTTCTGGCTGCAGTGCTGCAAAGAAGCTGTGACGTGAAGGATGTTTGTGTCGCCTTTGTCCTCCACTTCACGCACCAGCGGTGGAACTCTGTTTCCATTTGCTCGGGGTCAGGCAAGCCAGATGACCACTACTCTGCCAGGACTCTAATGCCGTCTGGAAGCTGACATGCTCGCTCAGTGCAAGCAGCTTGCTCTCTGTTATGTCATTGACATTTTGTGCACGCTCTGATGCTTTGGTGAACCATGCTCTGCATATTCGATCCAGATCAGATTGAATGTCACTGAGCGCGCTAGCTGTGTCTTCAATCTGTAAGTATGCTTCAGTGATATGTTGTGCTTTCTGCAGGCCAACCGAGAGGGGCTTGATATACCCCAGGCAGTTTCTTGTGACCACAAACAAGACCATAAACTCACTGCTAGTGATGGTCGCTCCCAATCCCCAACACTtcgtcagtgtgtcactgtcccAGTCCTCATTTTTCATTTCTATGTCAGCTAAGCAACAGTGTACATACGGGAATAGGTTGGTCAGGGTTTCAAATGCATTGTGAGTTTCAATCCAGCGGGTGCGACACAGGTCAACAGGTTTTCGCTTGTTAGTGATGTCACATGGCGCTAACACTTGCTCCAAGTAGCGCTGCCTGTTCGGAGAGAGtgcaaagaagagagaaagttCCTTCATTGTCCCGAACATGTGGACACTCTGCACATCACAGGCTTTCAAGATGTTCCAGTTGAGGCAGTGGGCTGTGCAGTGAAAGTACACAGGCTTGTTACTCAGTTCTGCGATCCTTGCCTGCACTCCTTTGAACTTGCCAGCCATATTGGAGCCTCCATCGTAGCCCTGGCCCATGATGTCTTCAACCTGCAGACCCCACTCTTGAAGGCAACTGAGAATTTTCTCCGTGAGTGATTTGCCTGTGATCTGTTCACAAGGAACGAAAGCAAGAAACTCTCCTTATGACTTGGGACAAGTCTGCATAGCGCAAGATAACTGCAAGCTGTTCCCAGTTGGCTACTTCAGTCACCTCGTCAGCAAGAAGAGAGAAGTGTTTTGCCTCATTCAATTCGGCAAGTAGTGTGTCTCTTATGGAGTCACTAATGAGTTTTATGATGTTATTCTGGGTTGTCTTGCTGACGTAAGTGGCTTGACCCTTGCCAGGAAGAGAGGACTCCAGATGCTGTTGAAGAACTGTGTCTCCAAAACCAATGCAGAAACAGATAAGGGCATTAAAGTTGCTGTGATTGTCTTTATCCATGTCCGTCATTCCTGTGACCTCGCAGAGGAAGACCGTTCCTGCCACAAAAAAGGACTGCCTTGATGACACTACTCAGAACTGCCCTGTTGTCCTTGATCCTCTGAGTGCACATTTCATTCACCTGGACACCGATCACTTTTGTTGGATCTTTCATGCTTGCAATGAATGACTCAGCCTTAATCATGGCATCTTTATTGTACCatgactgctgttgtttcttCATTTCCACAGCTGCCTTGGTCCAGTGCTTGTTAGGCTTCTTCACAAAAAGGCAGAGGTCATCGCACATTGGAAAGCAGGCACATGCTTTACAAAATCCACCATTCGTTTGCATCAGCGCCGCTGAGTGCACACATTTTCAGCATTTTGAATATGATGTCATTGAGAACAGTTGCAAGGGACATGACTCTTAACATAATGATTGAGGCCGATGCTTCTTTTTACCGCTATCTTGTTCAAATCAAAAGAACGCCTGTCCAAAAATATCTTGGAAACCCCCCCCATAACCCGcttctgtctgacagtgtgtgtgatgtgagtgtaggtgggagaggggtactttgttcctttcttcttttcttcttcttctcctttttttttggggggggggggggcagtacacacaggaacaccccccacccccacccccgtcataaTCAGCCCCTGAGCCTGGCACAAAGACTTTCCTTAGCACACCGTTGAATCGAAggaaaattttatttcattttattatgctggcacaCATGTTGTGTTACAGTGACTGAAGCCATAGACTACCGAGTTCAGCATGTCAGCAGAAGACAGTCGTGGGGCTGGTGGAGATGCTTCTGATGGTAAACACCCACCAGCGTCAGCCACCTCTGGCACCAAGTCCTCTACAGCTCAGGTAACTGGATTATAGTGTATCAAATGGTTAACACTTATTCAGCGCTTTTTCTCAAGCAGAGTtcaaagtgctttacatacaCAAAACTCATGAAGTGTAAATGATAAAATGATTCAACACACTCACTGCAAACAGACATCTTGACACCACTTGTCCAACTcacttgcatgcatacacatacaggcatgcgcacttgcacacatacacacacatacatgcacactggaAACTGTTGAGACTTTCAGTCATATGCATTTACTGATCTGGAGACAGTTAATTATATCAGAGTATCAGTGTGGTGTTACTTGTTTCAGAAACCAACGTACACACTGAAGTTCACACTGGCGGGCCATACAAAGGCTCTGTCTGCTGTCAAGTTCAGTCCTAATGGTGAATGGCTGGCCAGTTCCTGTAA
Coding sequences within:
- the LOC143275775 gene encoding LOW QUALITY PROTEIN: 52 kDa repressor of the inhibitor of the protein kinase-like (The sequence of the model RefSeq protein was modified relative to this genomic sequence to represent the inferred CDS: inserted 2 bases in 1 codon); its protein translation is MCDDLCLFVKKPNKHWTKAAVEMKKQQQSWYNKDAMIKAESFIASMKDPTKVIGVQVNEMCTQRIKDNRAVLSSVIKAVLFCGRNGLPLRGHRNDGHGXKDNHSNFNALICFCIGFGDTVLQQHLESSLPGKGQATYVSKTTQNNIIKLISDSIRDTLLAELNEAKHFSLLADEVTEVANWEQLAVILRYADLSQVEDIMGQGYDGGSNMAGKFKGVQARIAELSNKPVYFHCTAHCLNWNILKACDVQSVHMFGTMKELSLFFALSPNRQRYLEQVLAPCDITNKRKPVDLCRTRWIETHNAFETLTNLFPSKMNDLHLNGLALMRLHRETEVDTEATADTSAAKFKMRMATQLPRHL